A region of Solea solea chromosome 7, fSolSol10.1, whole genome shotgun sequence DNA encodes the following proteins:
- the numbl gene encoding numb-like protein isoform X4 yields MDFFWSSSQRTNFTKLPSPLHKERPTNVSREHVSPEMNKLRQSLRRKKPTYVPEASRPHQWHSDEEAVRKGKCNFPVRYLGLVEVEESRGMHVCEEAVKKLKVSGKKTVKAVLWVSADGLRVVDDKTKDLIVDQTIEKVSFCAPDRNYDKAFSYICRDGTTRRWMCHCFMAIKDTVCGERLSHAVGCAFAACLERKQRREKECGVTASFDASRTSFVREGSFRGNSSSCSQQGSSSERDDKLQDKKRDQPVSGVPALPPGTASPPEGAASPMDRPEPGGPHAIPRRHAPIEQLVRQGSFRGFPALSQKNSPFKRQLSLRLNDLPSTLQRKTDFQATSPEMEMGLPGEADHSINALCSQINMSFTKPSDELFSNTPLSTNGPPICTVPPILPPPPVPMQATSSWVQPEPPLHSHSPPALPVAIHLQSGHKRTPSEAERWLEEVSKTVKAQQTPPPGPTILAIPGPPTVSTQAALLAAPLTTVSTSKPLISGPSAMSSHVPLALPPMPLSSVPLIPGPPVSGPPMSLPSMSIPTMSAPIMSGAPMIQPSVPGPPGSLPSCMQPFPLGYDATPASLGMFSSQPVQPAFASMQSYMPGLASSMTFPNASVPVVGITPSQMVANVFCTATGSSGGGGGGGGGGAKVGAMGVVGQPHHSYTGAPAAVGPTGAFSTPPFSSTPPSLTTFNGLPLHSSAIQNGSPSCGRNVGSTSSWPPEGSQLAAPAASDSQDDDRFEAKWAALETKPGPQQPGNKGPAAAANPFSNNLQKTFEIEL; encoded by the exons CAGAGAGCACGTGTCCCCAGAGATGAACAAGCTTCGTCAGAGCCTAAGGAGGAAGAAGCCCACCTACGTCCCAGAGGCCAGCAGACCGCACCAGTGGCACTCTGACGAGGAGGCTGTACGCAAGGGCAAATGTAACTTTCCTGTCCGG TACCTGGGgttggtggaggtggaggagtcgAGAGGGATGCATGTCTGTGAGGAGGCGGTGAAGAAGCTCAAAGTT AGCGGTAAAAAGACAGTGAAGGCCGTGTTGTGGGTCTCAGCTGATGGACTCCGGGTGGTTGATGACAAAACTAAG GATCTCATAGTGGACCAGACCATCGAGAAGGTTTCATTCTGTGCTCCTGACCGTAACTACGACAAGGCCTTCTCCTACATCTGCAGAGATGGGACCACCAGACGCTGGATGTGCCACTGTTTCATGGCTATCAAAGACacggtgtgt GGGGAGCGACTGAGCCATGCAGTGGGTTGTGCCTTCGCCGCCTGTCTGGAGAGGAAGCAGCGCAGGGAGAAGGAATGCGGCGTCACTGCATCCTTTGACGCCAGCCGCACCTCGTTTGTCCGTGAGGGTTCCTTCCGTGgaaactcctcctcctgcagccagCAGGGCAGCAGCAGTGAGCGGGATGACAAACTGCAGGACAAGAAGAGAG ACCAGCCCGTCTCTGGCGTCCCAGCTCTCCCACCTGGCACTGCCTCCCCACCAGAGGGTGCGGCGTCCCCCATGGACCGCCCAGAACCAGGTGGACCCCATGCCATCCCCCGCCGCCACGCGCCGATTGAGCAGCTGGTGCGTCAGGGCTCGTTCCGGGGATTCCCAGCACTGAGCCAGAAGAACTCCCCTTTCAAGAGGCAACTGTCACTGCGCCTCAACGACCTGCCTTCGACTCTGCAACGCAAGACTGACTTCCAGGCCACGAGCCCCG AGATGGAGATGGGATTACCAGGAGAGGCAGACCACAGTATTAATGCCCTGTGCAGCCAGATTAACATGTCTTTCACTAAACCATCAGACGAGCTCTTCTCCAACACGCCTCTGTCTACAAATGGCCCTCCAATCTGCACTGTGCCCCCGATCCTGCCCCCGCCACCTGTACCCATGCAAG ctACTTCCTCCTGGGTGCAACCGGAGCCTCctctccactctcactctcctcctGCACTTCCTGTGGCAATCCACCTGCAGAGTGGACACAAGCGCACACCGTCTGAGGCAGAGAGATGGCTGGAGGAGGTTTCCAAGACTGTCAAGGCTCAACAGACCCCTCCACCAGGTCCGACCATCCTGGCCATTCCTGGACCACCCACAGTTTCCACTCAGGCAGCTTTACTAGCTGCACCGCTGACGACTGTCTCCACGTCCAAACCCCTCATCTCAGGCCCCTCTGCCATGTCGAGTCATGTTCCATTGGCCCTTCCACCCATGCCGCTATCATCCGTTCCTCTAATACCAGGACCTCCGGTGTCAGGGCCTCCCATGTCTTTACCTTCCATGTCCATCCCCACAATGTCTGCGCCAATCATGTCTGGGGCCCCTATGATCCAGCCCTCTGTTCCTGGGCCCCCAGGATCCCTTCCGAGTTGCATGCAGCCCTTCCCCTTGGGTTATGATGCTACTCCAGCCTCTCTAGGAATGTTTTCCAGTCAGCCAGTTCAGCCAGCGTTTGCATCCATGCAGAGCTACATGCCAGGCCTGGCCAGCAGTATGACTTTCCCCAATGCCAGTGTGCCTGTCGTGGGCATCACACCCTCACAAATGGTGGCCAATGTCTTCTGCACTGCCACAGGGTCATCAGgtggaggcggaggaggaggaggaggaggagctaaagtGGGGGCGATGGGAGTCGTCGGCCAGCCGCACCATTCTTACACAGGAGCTCCTGCTGCAGTTGGGCCCACTGGAGCGTTTTCAACACCGCCGTTCTCTTCCACTCCACCATCATTAACAACCTTTAATGGCCTCCCTCTGCATAGCAGCGCCATCCAGAACGGAAGCCCCAGCTGTGGCAGGAATGTTGGCAGCACCAGCAGCtggccaccagagggcagtcaGCTGGCAGCTCCCGCGGCCAGTGATTCTCAAGATGATGATCGCTTTGAGGCCAAGTGGGCAGCGCTGGAGACCAAACCCGGGCCTCAGCAACCAGGAAATAAAGGACCGGCTGCAGCAGCCAACCCGTTTTCCAACAATCTACAAAAGACTTTTGAGATTGAGCTTTAA
- the numbl gene encoding numb-like protein isoform X8, producing the protein MNKLRQSLRRKKPTYVPEASRPHQWHSDEEAVRKGKCNFPVRYLGLVEVEESRGMHVCEEAVKKLKVSGKKTVKAVLWVSADGLRVVDDKTKDLIVDQTIEKVSFCAPDRNYDKAFSYICRDGTTRRWMCHCFMAIKDTVCGERLSHAVGCAFAACLERKQRREKECGVTASFDASRTSFVREGSFRGNSSSCSQQGSSSERDDKLQDKKRDQPVSGVPALPPGTASPPEGAASPMDRPEPGGPHAIPRRHAPIEQLVRQGSFRGFPALSQKNSPFKRQLSLRLNDLPSTLQRKTDFQATSPEMEMGLPGEADHSINALCSQINMSFTKPSDELFSNTPLSTNGPPICTVPPILPPPPVPMQATSSWVQPEPPLHSHSPPALPVAIHLQSGHKRTPSEAERWLEEVSKTVKAQQTPPPGPTILAIPGPPTVSTQAALLAAPLTTVSTSKPLISGPSAMSSHVPLALPPMPLSSVPLIPGPPVSGPPMSLPSMSIPTMSAPIMSGAPMIQPSVPGPPGSLPSCMQPFPLGYDATPASLGMFSSQPVQPAFASMQSYMPGLASSMTFPNASVPVVGITPSQMVANVFCTATGSSGGGGGGGGGGAKVGAMGVVGQPHHSYTGAPAAVGPTGAFSTPPFSSTPPSLTTFNGLPLHSSAIQNGSPSCGRNVGSTSSWPPEGSQLAAPAASDSQDDDRFEAKWAALETKPGPQQPGNKGPAAAANPFSNNLQKTFEIEL; encoded by the exons ATGAACAAGCTTCGTCAGAGCCTAAGGAGGAAGAAGCCCACCTACGTCCCAGAGGCCAGCAGACCGCACCAGTGGCACTCTGACGAGGAGGCTGTACGCAAGGGCAAATGTAACTTTCCTGTCCGG TACCTGGGgttggtggaggtggaggagtcgAGAGGGATGCATGTCTGTGAGGAGGCGGTGAAGAAGCTCAAAGTT AGCGGTAAAAAGACAGTGAAGGCCGTGTTGTGGGTCTCAGCTGATGGACTCCGGGTGGTTGATGACAAAACTAAG GATCTCATAGTGGACCAGACCATCGAGAAGGTTTCATTCTGTGCTCCTGACCGTAACTACGACAAGGCCTTCTCCTACATCTGCAGAGATGGGACCACCAGACGCTGGATGTGCCACTGTTTCATGGCTATCAAAGACacggtgtgt GGGGAGCGACTGAGCCATGCAGTGGGTTGTGCCTTCGCCGCCTGTCTGGAGAGGAAGCAGCGCAGGGAGAAGGAATGCGGCGTCACTGCATCCTTTGACGCCAGCCGCACCTCGTTTGTCCGTGAGGGTTCCTTCCGTGgaaactcctcctcctgcagccagCAGGGCAGCAGCAGTGAGCGGGATGACAAACTGCAGGACAAGAAGAGAG ACCAGCCCGTCTCTGGCGTCCCAGCTCTCCCACCTGGCACTGCCTCCCCACCAGAGGGTGCGGCGTCCCCCATGGACCGCCCAGAACCAGGTGGACCCCATGCCATCCCCCGCCGCCACGCGCCGATTGAGCAGCTGGTGCGTCAGGGCTCGTTCCGGGGATTCCCAGCACTGAGCCAGAAGAACTCCCCTTTCAAGAGGCAACTGTCACTGCGCCTCAACGACCTGCCTTCGACTCTGCAACGCAAGACTGACTTCCAGGCCACGAGCCCCG AGATGGAGATGGGATTACCAGGAGAGGCAGACCACAGTATTAATGCCCTGTGCAGCCAGATTAACATGTCTTTCACTAAACCATCAGACGAGCTCTTCTCCAACACGCCTCTGTCTACAAATGGCCCTCCAATCTGCACTGTGCCCCCGATCCTGCCCCCGCCACCTGTACCCATGCAAG ctACTTCCTCCTGGGTGCAACCGGAGCCTCctctccactctcactctcctcctGCACTTCCTGTGGCAATCCACCTGCAGAGTGGACACAAGCGCACACCGTCTGAGGCAGAGAGATGGCTGGAGGAGGTTTCCAAGACTGTCAAGGCTCAACAGACCCCTCCACCAGGTCCGACCATCCTGGCCATTCCTGGACCACCCACAGTTTCCACTCAGGCAGCTTTACTAGCTGCACCGCTGACGACTGTCTCCACGTCCAAACCCCTCATCTCAGGCCCCTCTGCCATGTCGAGTCATGTTCCATTGGCCCTTCCACCCATGCCGCTATCATCCGTTCCTCTAATACCAGGACCTCCGGTGTCAGGGCCTCCCATGTCTTTACCTTCCATGTCCATCCCCACAATGTCTGCGCCAATCATGTCTGGGGCCCCTATGATCCAGCCCTCTGTTCCTGGGCCCCCAGGATCCCTTCCGAGTTGCATGCAGCCCTTCCCCTTGGGTTATGATGCTACTCCAGCCTCTCTAGGAATGTTTTCCAGTCAGCCAGTTCAGCCAGCGTTTGCATCCATGCAGAGCTACATGCCAGGCCTGGCCAGCAGTATGACTTTCCCCAATGCCAGTGTGCCTGTCGTGGGCATCACACCCTCACAAATGGTGGCCAATGTCTTCTGCACTGCCACAGGGTCATCAGgtggaggcggaggaggaggaggaggaggagctaaagtGGGGGCGATGGGAGTCGTCGGCCAGCCGCACCATTCTTACACAGGAGCTCCTGCTGCAGTTGGGCCCACTGGAGCGTTTTCAACACCGCCGTTCTCTTCCACTCCACCATCATTAACAACCTTTAATGGCCTCCCTCTGCATAGCAGCGCCATCCAGAACGGAAGCCCCAGCTGTGGCAGGAATGTTGGCAGCACCAGCAGCtggccaccagagggcagtcaGCTGGCAGCTCCCGCGGCCAGTGATTCTCAAGATGATGATCGCTTTGAGGCCAAGTGGGCAGCGCTGGAGACCAAACCCGGGCCTCAGCAACCAGGAAATAAAGGACCGGCTGCAGCAGCCAACCCGTTTTCCAACAATCTACAAAAGACTTTTGAGATTGAGCTTTAA
- the numbl gene encoding numb-like protein isoform X6, producing the protein MSSCGEMDKATELSREHVSPEMNKLRQSLRRKKPTYVPEASRPHQWHSDEEAVRKGKCNFPVRYLGLVEVEESRGMHVCEEAVKKLKVSGKKTVKAVLWVSADGLRVVDDKTKDLIVDQTIEKVSFCAPDRNYDKAFSYICRDGTTRRWMCHCFMAIKDTVCGERLSHAVGCAFAACLERKQRREKECGVTASFDASRTSFVREGSFRGNSSSCSQQGSSSERDDKLQDKKRDQPVSGVPALPPGTASPPEGAASPMDRPEPGGPHAIPRRHAPIEQLVRQGSFRGFPALSQKNSPFKRQLSLRLNDLPSTLQRKTDFQATSPEMEMGLPGEADHSINALCSQINMSFTKPSDELFSNTPLSTNGPPICTVPPILPPPPVPMQATSSWVQPEPPLHSHSPPALPVAIHLQSGHKRTPSEAERWLEEVSKTVKAQQTPPPGPTILAIPGPPTVSTQAALLAAPLTTVSTSKPLISGPSAMSSHVPLALPPMPLSSVPLIPGPPVSGPPMSLPSMSIPTMSAPIMSGAPMIQPSVPGPPGSLPSCMQPFPLGYDATPASLGMFSSQPVQPAFASMQSYMPGLASSMTFPNASVPVVGITPSQMVANVFCTATGSSGGGGGGGGGGAKVGAMGVVGQPHHSYTGAPAAVGPTGAFSTPPFSSTPPSLTTFNGLPLHSSAIQNGSPSCGRNVGSTSSWPPEGSQLAAPAASDSQDDDRFEAKWAALETKPGPQQPGNKGPAAAANPFSNNLQKTFEIEL; encoded by the exons CAGAGAGCACGTGTCCCCAGAGATGAACAAGCTTCGTCAGAGCCTAAGGAGGAAGAAGCCCACCTACGTCCCAGAGGCCAGCAGACCGCACCAGTGGCACTCTGACGAGGAGGCTGTACGCAAGGGCAAATGTAACTTTCCTGTCCGG TACCTGGGgttggtggaggtggaggagtcgAGAGGGATGCATGTCTGTGAGGAGGCGGTGAAGAAGCTCAAAGTT AGCGGTAAAAAGACAGTGAAGGCCGTGTTGTGGGTCTCAGCTGATGGACTCCGGGTGGTTGATGACAAAACTAAG GATCTCATAGTGGACCAGACCATCGAGAAGGTTTCATTCTGTGCTCCTGACCGTAACTACGACAAGGCCTTCTCCTACATCTGCAGAGATGGGACCACCAGACGCTGGATGTGCCACTGTTTCATGGCTATCAAAGACacggtgtgt GGGGAGCGACTGAGCCATGCAGTGGGTTGTGCCTTCGCCGCCTGTCTGGAGAGGAAGCAGCGCAGGGAGAAGGAATGCGGCGTCACTGCATCCTTTGACGCCAGCCGCACCTCGTTTGTCCGTGAGGGTTCCTTCCGTGgaaactcctcctcctgcagccagCAGGGCAGCAGCAGTGAGCGGGATGACAAACTGCAGGACAAGAAGAGAG ACCAGCCCGTCTCTGGCGTCCCAGCTCTCCCACCTGGCACTGCCTCCCCACCAGAGGGTGCGGCGTCCCCCATGGACCGCCCAGAACCAGGTGGACCCCATGCCATCCCCCGCCGCCACGCGCCGATTGAGCAGCTGGTGCGTCAGGGCTCGTTCCGGGGATTCCCAGCACTGAGCCAGAAGAACTCCCCTTTCAAGAGGCAACTGTCACTGCGCCTCAACGACCTGCCTTCGACTCTGCAACGCAAGACTGACTTCCAGGCCACGAGCCCCG AGATGGAGATGGGATTACCAGGAGAGGCAGACCACAGTATTAATGCCCTGTGCAGCCAGATTAACATGTCTTTCACTAAACCATCAGACGAGCTCTTCTCCAACACGCCTCTGTCTACAAATGGCCCTCCAATCTGCACTGTGCCCCCGATCCTGCCCCCGCCACCTGTACCCATGCAAG ctACTTCCTCCTGGGTGCAACCGGAGCCTCctctccactctcactctcctcctGCACTTCCTGTGGCAATCCACCTGCAGAGTGGACACAAGCGCACACCGTCTGAGGCAGAGAGATGGCTGGAGGAGGTTTCCAAGACTGTCAAGGCTCAACAGACCCCTCCACCAGGTCCGACCATCCTGGCCATTCCTGGACCACCCACAGTTTCCACTCAGGCAGCTTTACTAGCTGCACCGCTGACGACTGTCTCCACGTCCAAACCCCTCATCTCAGGCCCCTCTGCCATGTCGAGTCATGTTCCATTGGCCCTTCCACCCATGCCGCTATCATCCGTTCCTCTAATACCAGGACCTCCGGTGTCAGGGCCTCCCATGTCTTTACCTTCCATGTCCATCCCCACAATGTCTGCGCCAATCATGTCTGGGGCCCCTATGATCCAGCCCTCTGTTCCTGGGCCCCCAGGATCCCTTCCGAGTTGCATGCAGCCCTTCCCCTTGGGTTATGATGCTACTCCAGCCTCTCTAGGAATGTTTTCCAGTCAGCCAGTTCAGCCAGCGTTTGCATCCATGCAGAGCTACATGCCAGGCCTGGCCAGCAGTATGACTTTCCCCAATGCCAGTGTGCCTGTCGTGGGCATCACACCCTCACAAATGGTGGCCAATGTCTTCTGCACTGCCACAGGGTCATCAGgtggaggcggaggaggaggaggaggaggagctaaagtGGGGGCGATGGGAGTCGTCGGCCAGCCGCACCATTCTTACACAGGAGCTCCTGCTGCAGTTGGGCCCACTGGAGCGTTTTCAACACCGCCGTTCTCTTCCACTCCACCATCATTAACAACCTTTAATGGCCTCCCTCTGCATAGCAGCGCCATCCAGAACGGAAGCCCCAGCTGTGGCAGGAATGTTGGCAGCACCAGCAGCtggccaccagagggcagtcaGCTGGCAGCTCCCGCGGCCAGTGATTCTCAAGATGATGATCGCTTTGAGGCCAAGTGGGCAGCGCTGGAGACCAAACCCGGGCCTCAGCAACCAGGAAATAAAGGACCGGCTGCAGCAGCCAACCCGTTTTCCAACAATCTACAAAAGACTTTTGAGATTGAGCTTTAA
- the numbl gene encoding numb-like protein isoform X2, translating into MDFFWSSSQRTNFTKLPSPLHKERPTNVSSREHVSPEMNKLRQSLRRKKPTYVPEASRPHQWHSDEEAVRKGKCNFPVRYLGLVEVEESRGMHVCEEAVKKLKVSGKKTVKAVLWVSADGLRVVDDKTKDLIVDQTIEKVSFCAPDRNYDKAFSYICRDGTTRRWMCHCFMAIKDTVCGERLSHAVGCAFAACLERKQRREKECGVTASFDASRTSFVREGSFRGNSSSCSQQGSSSERDDKLQDKKRDQPVSGVPALPPGTASPPEGAASPMDRPEPGGPHAIPRRHAPIEQLVRQGSFRGFPALSQKNSPFKRQLSLRLNDLPSTLQRKTDFQATSPEMEMGLPGEADHSINALCSQINMSFTKPSDELFSNTPLSTNGPPICTVPPILPPPPVPMQATSSWVQPEPPLHSHSPPALPVAIHLQSGHKRTPSEAERWLEEVSKTVKAQQTPPPGPTILAIPGPPTVSTQAALLAAPLTTVSTSKPLISGPSAMSSHVPLALPPMPLSSVPLIPGPPVSGPPMSLPSMSIPTMSAPIMSGAPMIQPSVPGPPGSLPSCMQPFPLGYDATPASLGMFSSQPVQPAFASMQSYMPGLASSMTFPNASVPVVGITPSQMVANVFCTATGSSGGGGGGGGGGAKVGAMGVVGQPHHSYTGAPAAVGPTGAFSTPPFSSTPPSLTTFNGLPLHSSAIQNGSPSCGRNVGSTSSWPPEGSQLAAPAASDSQDDDRFEAKWAALETKPGPQQPGNKGPAAAANPFSNNLQKTFEIEL; encoded by the exons TAGCAGAGAGCACGTGTCCCCAGAGATGAACAAGCTTCGTCAGAGCCTAAGGAGGAAGAAGCCCACCTACGTCCCAGAGGCCAGCAGACCGCACCAGTGGCACTCTGACGAGGAGGCTGTACGCAAGGGCAAATGTAACTTTCCTGTCCGG TACCTGGGgttggtggaggtggaggagtcgAGAGGGATGCATGTCTGTGAGGAGGCGGTGAAGAAGCTCAAAGTT AGCGGTAAAAAGACAGTGAAGGCCGTGTTGTGGGTCTCAGCTGATGGACTCCGGGTGGTTGATGACAAAACTAAG GATCTCATAGTGGACCAGACCATCGAGAAGGTTTCATTCTGTGCTCCTGACCGTAACTACGACAAGGCCTTCTCCTACATCTGCAGAGATGGGACCACCAGACGCTGGATGTGCCACTGTTTCATGGCTATCAAAGACacggtgtgt GGGGAGCGACTGAGCCATGCAGTGGGTTGTGCCTTCGCCGCCTGTCTGGAGAGGAAGCAGCGCAGGGAGAAGGAATGCGGCGTCACTGCATCCTTTGACGCCAGCCGCACCTCGTTTGTCCGTGAGGGTTCCTTCCGTGgaaactcctcctcctgcagccagCAGGGCAGCAGCAGTGAGCGGGATGACAAACTGCAGGACAAGAAGAGAG ACCAGCCCGTCTCTGGCGTCCCAGCTCTCCCACCTGGCACTGCCTCCCCACCAGAGGGTGCGGCGTCCCCCATGGACCGCCCAGAACCAGGTGGACCCCATGCCATCCCCCGCCGCCACGCGCCGATTGAGCAGCTGGTGCGTCAGGGCTCGTTCCGGGGATTCCCAGCACTGAGCCAGAAGAACTCCCCTTTCAAGAGGCAACTGTCACTGCGCCTCAACGACCTGCCTTCGACTCTGCAACGCAAGACTGACTTCCAGGCCACGAGCCCCG AGATGGAGATGGGATTACCAGGAGAGGCAGACCACAGTATTAATGCCCTGTGCAGCCAGATTAACATGTCTTTCACTAAACCATCAGACGAGCTCTTCTCCAACACGCCTCTGTCTACAAATGGCCCTCCAATCTGCACTGTGCCCCCGATCCTGCCCCCGCCACCTGTACCCATGCAAG ctACTTCCTCCTGGGTGCAACCGGAGCCTCctctccactctcactctcctcctGCACTTCCTGTGGCAATCCACCTGCAGAGTGGACACAAGCGCACACCGTCTGAGGCAGAGAGATGGCTGGAGGAGGTTTCCAAGACTGTCAAGGCTCAACAGACCCCTCCACCAGGTCCGACCATCCTGGCCATTCCTGGACCACCCACAGTTTCCACTCAGGCAGCTTTACTAGCTGCACCGCTGACGACTGTCTCCACGTCCAAACCCCTCATCTCAGGCCCCTCTGCCATGTCGAGTCATGTTCCATTGGCCCTTCCACCCATGCCGCTATCATCCGTTCCTCTAATACCAGGACCTCCGGTGTCAGGGCCTCCCATGTCTTTACCTTCCATGTCCATCCCCACAATGTCTGCGCCAATCATGTCTGGGGCCCCTATGATCCAGCCCTCTGTTCCTGGGCCCCCAGGATCCCTTCCGAGTTGCATGCAGCCCTTCCCCTTGGGTTATGATGCTACTCCAGCCTCTCTAGGAATGTTTTCCAGTCAGCCAGTTCAGCCAGCGTTTGCATCCATGCAGAGCTACATGCCAGGCCTGGCCAGCAGTATGACTTTCCCCAATGCCAGTGTGCCTGTCGTGGGCATCACACCCTCACAAATGGTGGCCAATGTCTTCTGCACTGCCACAGGGTCATCAGgtggaggcggaggaggaggaggaggaggagctaaagtGGGGGCGATGGGAGTCGTCGGCCAGCCGCACCATTCTTACACAGGAGCTCCTGCTGCAGTTGGGCCCACTGGAGCGTTTTCAACACCGCCGTTCTCTTCCACTCCACCATCATTAACAACCTTTAATGGCCTCCCTCTGCATAGCAGCGCCATCCAGAACGGAAGCCCCAGCTGTGGCAGGAATGTTGGCAGCACCAGCAGCtggccaccagagggcagtcaGCTGGCAGCTCCCGCGGCCAGTGATTCTCAAGATGATGATCGCTTTGAGGCCAAGTGGGCAGCGCTGGAGACCAAACCCGGGCCTCAGCAACCAGGAAATAAAGGACCGGCTGCAGCAGCCAACCCGTTTTCCAACAATCTACAAAAGACTTTTGAGATTGAGCTTTAA